A genomic region of Cannabis sativa cultivar Pink pepper isolate KNU-18-1 chromosome 1, ASM2916894v1, whole genome shotgun sequence contains the following coding sequences:
- the LOC115704587 gene encoding LRR receptor-like serine/threonine-protein kinase IOS1 isoform X1 — MKIEHFHSYTILVIYYFLSFFVVAHAQDQSGFISLDCGSPKNTSFAEPTTGINYISDEPFINSSGVSNSILPLYRLNLQQHAIKLRSFPDGIRNCYTINIKKGTKYLIRLSFLYGNYDAKNNTPKFDIHLGANFWDTVKVEGISTPSIREIIHVPLQNYVRVCLVNTGTGTPFVNAIELRPLKNNTYEVDQYVSLAMVDRLDIGSTTNGAQRFPEDVFDRKWGSFQDESVWTTITTSLSVESNEFLVPSQIMRTAATTINSAPLELFVTASDESNRFYVYLHFAELEKLKPNDSRAFDIKLNSVNLYKNCVPNYLSTNTIYSISPFTGRLNYTISINKAWNSTLPPILNAIELYSLIDLSLPETAQADVDALTNVKSAYGVNKRNWDGDPCLPSNYSWVGLNCNFDGSDPPRVTSLNLSSSGLTGEISTHISELTELESLDLSNNNLTGSVPDFLSQLSKLKVLNLGRNKLTGLVPAVLVERSKDGSLSISIEGNPDLCESFPCKKNKKSSKVIPIVASAGGFVILSIVVVAIILIILLNKKKRAAGVNDDKSAYSNNFQNDSFEFKQRQFTYSEIVKITNNFERILGKGGFGTVYHGLIDNVQVAVKMLSASSVQGFQQFQAEVKLLMRVHHRNLTTLVGYCNEGTNLALIYEYMPNGSLDTHLSDDSRTKVLSWEERLHIALDAAQGLEYLHSGCKPAIVHRDVKAANILLNENFQAKIADFGLSKFFPTDGGTHVSTIPAGTPGYLDPEYYMTHRLVEKSDVYSFGVVLLEIITNRPAISRVIHERDRGHITQWVSFMLANGDVKSIVDPKLEGNFEINSIWKAVEVGMACVSKKLNMSQVVIELKECLALELAQRHDYNSSRSVTDHHSVNDEMLSLDLDVMITESHPLAR; from the exons ATGAAGATAGAGCATTTTCACTCCTACACAATtcttgttatttattattttttgtcttTCTTTGTCGTCGCTCATGCCCAGGATCAATCag GCTTCATCAGCTTAGACTGTGGATCACCCAAAAACACCAGCTTCGCCGAACCAACAACAGGCATAAATTACATCTCAGACGAACCTTTCATCAACAGTAGTGGAGTGAGTAACAGCATACTACCACTTTACAGACTGAATCTTCAACAACATGCAATAAAACTCAGAAGCTTTCCTGATGGAATAAGAAACTGTTACACTATAAACATAAAAAAGGGTACCAAGTATTTGATAAGGTTATCTTTTCTGTACGGGAATTATGACGCCAAAAATAATACCCCTAAATTTGATATCCACTTGGGTGCTAATTTTTGGGATACGGTGAAAGTAGAGGGTATATCTACACCTTCTATAAGGGAGATCATCCATGTCCCATTACAGAATTATGTTCGTGTTTGTCTCGTCAATACTGGAACAGGGACACCTTTTGTTAACGCAATAGAACTTCGGCCTTTGAAAAACAATACCTATGAGGTCGATCAATATGTATCTTTGGCTATGGTTGATCGGCTCGATATTGGTTCAACCACTAATGGAGCACAGAG gtttCCAGAAGACGTTTTTGATCGGAAATGGGGGAGTTTTCAGGACGAGAGTGTTTGGACGACCATAACGACGTCGTTGAGTGTGGAATCAAATGAATTCCTAGTACCTTCTCAGATAATGAGAACTGCAGCGACGACCATCAATAGTGCACCTTTGGAGCTTTTTGTGACGGCCAGCGATGAGAGTAACAGATTTTATGTCTACTTGCATTTTGCTGAACTTGAAAAACTCAAGCCCAATGACTCTAGAGCATTTGATATTAAACTAAACAGTGTCAACTTATACAAAAATTGTGTACCCAATTACTTGTCAACAAACACTATCTACAGCATTTCACCATTTACTGGGAGATTGAACTATACAATCTCAATCAACAAAGCCTGGAATTCGACTCTACCTCCAATCTTGAATGCCATCGAGCTCTATTCTCTTATAGATCTCTCTCTACCAGAAACGGCCCAAGCTGACG TGGATGCGTTAACGAACGTAAAGTCAGCTTATGGAGTTAATAAGAGAAATTGGGATGGAGATCCTTGTCTCCCATCAAACTACTCGTGGGTGGGTCTCAACTGTAATTTTGACGGTTCAGATCCTCCTAGAGTCACATCTTT GAACTTATCTTCGAGTGGATTGACTGGCGAGATAAGCACACATATCTCAGAACTCACTGAGTTGGAGTCCTT GGACTTGTCAAACAACAATTTAACAGGATCAGTGCCTGATTTTCTTTCTCAGTTGTCAAAATTAAAAGTCtt AAACCTGGGGAGAAACAAGCTTACAGGTTTAGTGCCAGCAGTACTCGTTGAAAGATCAAAGGATGGTTCACTATCAATAAG TATTGAAGGAAACCCAGATTTATGTGAGTCGTTTCCATGCAAAAAGAATAAGAAGAGCAGCAAAGTAATTCCAATAGTCGCATCAGCTGGTGGTTTTGTCATTCTTTCGATAGTAGTAGTAgcaattattttgataatactACTGAATAAAAAGAAACGAG cTGCAGGTGTAAATGATGATAAATCAGCATATTCTAATAATTTCCAGAATGATTCGTTTGAGTTCAAACAACGTCAATTCACGTACTCTGAGATTGTTAAAATAACTAACAACTTCGAGAGAATTCTTGGAAAAGGTGGATTTGGAACCGTTTACCATGGCCTCATTGATAACGTTCAAGTAGCTGTGAAGATGCTTTCTGCTTCATCAGTTCAGGGATTTCAACAATTTCAAGCAGAG GTTAAACTTCTTATGAGGGTTCACCATAGAAACTTAACTACCCTTGTTGGATATTGTAACGAAGGAACGAACTTGGCACTTATTTACGAGTATATGCCCAATGGAAGTTTGGACACACATCTTTCAG ATGATAGCCGTACAAAAGTCTTGAGTTGGGAGGAAAGACTCCACATAGCACTGGATGCAGCTCAAG GATTGGAGTATTTACACAGCGGTTGTAAGCCAGCCATAGTACATAGAGATGTAAAGGCTgcaaatattttgttaaatgagaaTTTTCAAGCCAAAATAGCAGACTTTGGTTTGTCCAAGTTTTTCCCAACTGATGGTGGTACTCATGTGTCCACAATTCCTGCAGGCACTCCTGGATATCTTGACCCTGA GTATTATATGACTCACAGACTTGTAGAAAAAAGTGATGTGTACAGTTTTGGAGTGGTGTTATTAGAAATAATTACAAATCGACCAGCCATCAGCAGAGTAATTCATGAGAGGGATCGAGGTCACATAACTCAGTGGGTGAGCTTTATGCTTGCCAATGGAGATGTCAAAAGTATTGTTGATCCAAAGTTAGAGGGAAATTTCGAAATCAACTCAATATGGAAAGCTGTGGAAGTAGGCATGGCTTGTGTGTCTAAAAAGTTAAACATGAGTCAGGTTGTAATTGAATTAAAGGAGTGTTTGGCACTAGAATTAGCTCAGAGACACGACTACAACAGCAGCCGTAGTGTGACTGATCATCATTCAGTAAATGATGAAATGCTATCTCTTGATCTCGATGTTATGATTACTGAATCACATCCTCTCGCACGCTAA
- the LOC115704587 gene encoding LRR receptor-like serine/threonine-protein kinase IOS1 isoform X2: MKIEHFHSYTILVIYYFLSFFVVAHAQDQSGFISLDCGSPKNTSFAEPTTGINYISDEPFINSSGVSNSILPLYRLNLQQHAIKLRSFPDGIRNCYTINIKKGTKYLIRLSFLYGNYDAKNNTPKFDIHLGANFWDTVKVEGISTPSIREIIHVPLQNYVRVCLVNTGTGTPFVNAIELRPLKNNTYEVDQYVSLAMVDRLDIGSTTNGAQRFPEDVFDRKWGSFQDESVWTTITTSLSVESNEFLVPSQIMRTAATTINSAPLELFVTASDESNRFYVYLHFAELEKLKPNDSRAFDIKLNSVNLYKNCVPNYLSTNTIYSISPFTGRLNYTISINKAWNSTLPPILNAIELYSLIDLSLPETAQADVDALTNVKSAYGVNKRNWDGDPCLPSNYSWVGLNCNFDGSDPPRVTSLNLSSSGLTGEISTHISELTELESLDLSNNNLTGSVPDFLSQLSKLKVLNLGRNKLTGLVPAVLVERSKDGSLSISIEGNPDLCESFPCKKNKKSSKVIPIVASAGGFVILSIVVVAIILIILLNKKKRGVNDDKSAYSNNFQNDSFEFKQRQFTYSEIVKITNNFERILGKGGFGTVYHGLIDNVQVAVKMLSASSVQGFQQFQAEVKLLMRVHHRNLTTLVGYCNEGTNLALIYEYMPNGSLDTHLSDDSRTKVLSWEERLHIALDAAQGLEYLHSGCKPAIVHRDVKAANILLNENFQAKIADFGLSKFFPTDGGTHVSTIPAGTPGYLDPEYYMTHRLVEKSDVYSFGVVLLEIITNRPAISRVIHERDRGHITQWVSFMLANGDVKSIVDPKLEGNFEINSIWKAVEVGMACVSKKLNMSQVVIELKECLALELAQRHDYNSSRSVTDHHSVNDEMLSLDLDVMITESHPLAR; this comes from the exons ATGAAGATAGAGCATTTTCACTCCTACACAATtcttgttatttattattttttgtcttTCTTTGTCGTCGCTCATGCCCAGGATCAATCag GCTTCATCAGCTTAGACTGTGGATCACCCAAAAACACCAGCTTCGCCGAACCAACAACAGGCATAAATTACATCTCAGACGAACCTTTCATCAACAGTAGTGGAGTGAGTAACAGCATACTACCACTTTACAGACTGAATCTTCAACAACATGCAATAAAACTCAGAAGCTTTCCTGATGGAATAAGAAACTGTTACACTATAAACATAAAAAAGGGTACCAAGTATTTGATAAGGTTATCTTTTCTGTACGGGAATTATGACGCCAAAAATAATACCCCTAAATTTGATATCCACTTGGGTGCTAATTTTTGGGATACGGTGAAAGTAGAGGGTATATCTACACCTTCTATAAGGGAGATCATCCATGTCCCATTACAGAATTATGTTCGTGTTTGTCTCGTCAATACTGGAACAGGGACACCTTTTGTTAACGCAATAGAACTTCGGCCTTTGAAAAACAATACCTATGAGGTCGATCAATATGTATCTTTGGCTATGGTTGATCGGCTCGATATTGGTTCAACCACTAATGGAGCACAGAG gtttCCAGAAGACGTTTTTGATCGGAAATGGGGGAGTTTTCAGGACGAGAGTGTTTGGACGACCATAACGACGTCGTTGAGTGTGGAATCAAATGAATTCCTAGTACCTTCTCAGATAATGAGAACTGCAGCGACGACCATCAATAGTGCACCTTTGGAGCTTTTTGTGACGGCCAGCGATGAGAGTAACAGATTTTATGTCTACTTGCATTTTGCTGAACTTGAAAAACTCAAGCCCAATGACTCTAGAGCATTTGATATTAAACTAAACAGTGTCAACTTATACAAAAATTGTGTACCCAATTACTTGTCAACAAACACTATCTACAGCATTTCACCATTTACTGGGAGATTGAACTATACAATCTCAATCAACAAAGCCTGGAATTCGACTCTACCTCCAATCTTGAATGCCATCGAGCTCTATTCTCTTATAGATCTCTCTCTACCAGAAACGGCCCAAGCTGACG TGGATGCGTTAACGAACGTAAAGTCAGCTTATGGAGTTAATAAGAGAAATTGGGATGGAGATCCTTGTCTCCCATCAAACTACTCGTGGGTGGGTCTCAACTGTAATTTTGACGGTTCAGATCCTCCTAGAGTCACATCTTT GAACTTATCTTCGAGTGGATTGACTGGCGAGATAAGCACACATATCTCAGAACTCACTGAGTTGGAGTCCTT GGACTTGTCAAACAACAATTTAACAGGATCAGTGCCTGATTTTCTTTCTCAGTTGTCAAAATTAAAAGTCtt AAACCTGGGGAGAAACAAGCTTACAGGTTTAGTGCCAGCAGTACTCGTTGAAAGATCAAAGGATGGTTCACTATCAATAAG TATTGAAGGAAACCCAGATTTATGTGAGTCGTTTCCATGCAAAAAGAATAAGAAGAGCAGCAAAGTAATTCCAATAGTCGCATCAGCTGGTGGTTTTGTCATTCTTTCGATAGTAGTAGTAgcaattattttgataatactACTGAATAAAAAGAAACGAG GTGTAAATGATGATAAATCAGCATATTCTAATAATTTCCAGAATGATTCGTTTGAGTTCAAACAACGTCAATTCACGTACTCTGAGATTGTTAAAATAACTAACAACTTCGAGAGAATTCTTGGAAAAGGTGGATTTGGAACCGTTTACCATGGCCTCATTGATAACGTTCAAGTAGCTGTGAAGATGCTTTCTGCTTCATCAGTTCAGGGATTTCAACAATTTCAAGCAGAG GTTAAACTTCTTATGAGGGTTCACCATAGAAACTTAACTACCCTTGTTGGATATTGTAACGAAGGAACGAACTTGGCACTTATTTACGAGTATATGCCCAATGGAAGTTTGGACACACATCTTTCAG ATGATAGCCGTACAAAAGTCTTGAGTTGGGAGGAAAGACTCCACATAGCACTGGATGCAGCTCAAG GATTGGAGTATTTACACAGCGGTTGTAAGCCAGCCATAGTACATAGAGATGTAAAGGCTgcaaatattttgttaaatgagaaTTTTCAAGCCAAAATAGCAGACTTTGGTTTGTCCAAGTTTTTCCCAACTGATGGTGGTACTCATGTGTCCACAATTCCTGCAGGCACTCCTGGATATCTTGACCCTGA GTATTATATGACTCACAGACTTGTAGAAAAAAGTGATGTGTACAGTTTTGGAGTGGTGTTATTAGAAATAATTACAAATCGACCAGCCATCAGCAGAGTAATTCATGAGAGGGATCGAGGTCACATAACTCAGTGGGTGAGCTTTATGCTTGCCAATGGAGATGTCAAAAGTATTGTTGATCCAAAGTTAGAGGGAAATTTCGAAATCAACTCAATATGGAAAGCTGTGGAAGTAGGCATGGCTTGTGTGTCTAAAAAGTTAAACATGAGTCAGGTTGTAATTGAATTAAAGGAGTGTTTGGCACTAGAATTAGCTCAGAGACACGACTACAACAGCAGCCGTAGTGTGACTGATCATCATTCAGTAAATGATGAAATGCTATCTCTTGATCTCGATGTTATGATTACTGAATCACATCCTCTCGCACGCTAA